One window from the genome of Candidatus Methylacidiphilales bacterium encodes:
- a CDS encoding class II fructose-bisphosphate aldolase, with protein sequence MIVTTASLYRHAYGQYAIGAWNVNNAEQIMGLFRGCWDSQAPFIIQISKGARKYTHKRILESLIRAADEIFPGLLFAVHLDHGDEETCYECIESGFYSSVMIDASHHPFEENVAITRRVVERAHARGISVEAELGMLGGVEEDIVVEEGHACLTDPKEAVEFIRRTGCDALAAAIGTSHGAYKFKGRQSLHFDVIQAIRDNLIAAGMQPIPIVMHGSSSVPKEEVARINAAGGQLDPSARGVDENEYLPAAKLGVTKVNIDTDGRLVWTRVHREYFRDHPTEFDFRTPGKIFMDEYAKFIAGRNQKLGCAGKLDDLKRFLNIQL encoded by the coding sequence ATGATCGTAACCACCGCCTCGCTCTATCGCCATGCCTATGGCCAATACGCCATCGGCGCCTGGAACGTCAACAATGCCGAGCAAATCATGGGCCTCTTTCGAGGCTGTTGGGACTCACAAGCCCCTTTTATCATCCAAATCTCCAAGGGCGCCCGCAAATACACCCACAAGCGCATCCTCGAATCCCTCATACGTGCCGCAGATGAAATCTTCCCCGGCCTCCTTTTCGCCGTCCACCTCGATCACGGCGACGAGGAAACCTGCTACGAATGCATCGAGTCAGGCTTTTACTCCTCGGTGATGATCGATGCTTCCCATCACCCTTTTGAAGAAAACGTCGCCATCACACGCCGCGTCGTCGAGCGCGCCCATGCCCGCGGAATCTCAGTAGAAGCCGAGCTCGGCATGCTCGGCGGCGTCGAAGAAGACATCGTCGTCGAAGAAGGTCACGCCTGCCTCACCGATCCCAAAGAAGCCGTAGAATTCATCCGCCGCACAGGTTGCGACGCACTCGCCGCCGCCATCGGCACCTCTCACGGCGCTTACAAATTCAAAGGCCGCCAATCCCTCCACTTCGACGTCATACAAGCCATCCGCGATAACCTAATTGCTGCAGGCATGCAGCCGATCCCCATCGTCATGCACGGTTCTTCCAGTGTCCCCAAAGAAGAAGTCGCACGCATCAACGCCGCAGGAGGACAACTCGACCCCTCAGCCCGCGGCGTCGACGAAAACGAATATCTCCCCGCCGCCAAACTAGGTGTCACCAAAGTCAACATCGACACCGACGGCCGCCTCGTCTGGACACGCGTCCATCGCGAATACTTCCGCGATCACCCCACCGAATTCGATTTCCGAACCCCCGGCAAGATCTTCATGGACGAATACGCCAAGTTCATCGCCGGTCGAAACCAAAAACTCGGCTGCGCAGGCAAACTCGATGACCTCAAGCGATTCCTAAACATCCAGCTCTAA
- the aroA gene encoding 3-phosphoshikimate 1-carboxyvinyltransferase, whose translation MFHATVKLPGSKSITNRAHILNFLSKSPARLRGALVSEDTEHMMECVRRVQEVRGRGGEEVVDLFVGNSGTTARFLIPALLHYPGSYRVDGVPRMRERPMRGLIEAMRQLGAEVRCLDKTDALPILLRTYPKISPYAEVEVEKTSQFLSGLLMALPLAAHPQLTLQLSGPLQSEPYVAITLRMMAQFGLKHLPVYDAGAHCYRIMGGQDYAPPEEYGIEPDASAASYFMALAAIHAGSSVFVPELTTNALQGDVAFAQVLSRMGAEVEYTEKGIRVTGTDRLCGVDVDMNAISDTVMTLAAIAPLADSPTTIRNVAHIRLKESDRIAATATELRRLGVRVEEREDGLRIFPTRKFQSAEIETYEDHRIAMAFAVLGTRVSGMRIRNPKCVAKTFPGFFEVLEQVLRSSRGGV comes from the coding sequence GTGTTTCATGCCACCGTAAAGTTGCCTGGCTCAAAAAGCATCACCAATCGTGCGCATATTTTAAATTTTCTTTCGAAGAGCCCTGCACGGTTACGAGGTGCCTTAGTTTCTGAAGACACCGAGCACATGATGGAATGTGTGAGGCGGGTGCAAGAGGTGCGAGGGCGCGGGGGAGAGGAAGTTGTCGACCTTTTCGTTGGAAACTCAGGCACGACAGCGCGCTTTTTGATACCGGCGTTGTTGCATTATCCGGGTAGTTATCGGGTTGACGGGGTGCCTCGGATGAGAGAGCGGCCGATGCGCGGGTTGATTGAGGCGATGCGACAGCTTGGGGCTGAGGTGAGGTGCCTAGATAAAACGGACGCGCTTCCTATTCTTTTGAGGACTTATCCAAAGATAAGTCCTTATGCGGAAGTCGAGGTAGAAAAGACTAGCCAGTTTCTCTCCGGCCTTTTGATGGCTTTGCCACTGGCGGCTCATCCGCAGTTGACGTTGCAACTCAGCGGCCCGCTTCAGTCTGAGCCGTATGTAGCGATCACTTTGCGGATGATGGCTCAATTTGGTTTGAAACATTTGCCGGTTTATGATGCGGGAGCGCATTGCTACCGGATCATGGGAGGGCAAGATTATGCACCTCCGGAGGAGTATGGAATAGAGCCAGATGCTTCTGCAGCGTCTTATTTTATGGCGTTGGCGGCGATTCACGCGGGGAGTTCGGTTTTTGTGCCTGAGTTGACGACGAATGCTCTTCAGGGAGATGTGGCGTTTGCGCAAGTCCTTTCTCGTATGGGGGCTGAAGTTGAATACACTGAGAAGGGGATTCGTGTGACGGGCACGGATCGTCTTTGTGGTGTCGATGTGGATATGAATGCGATCTCCGATACAGTGATGACTTTGGCGGCGATTGCGCCGTTGGCTGATTCGCCGACGACGATTCGGAATGTGGCGCATATTCGGCTGAAGGAGTCGGATAGGATTGCAGCGACGGCGACGGAGTTGAGACGACTAGGAGTGCGAGTGGAGGAGCGCGAGGACGGTCTGCGAATTTTTCCGACGAGAAAATTTCAGTCTGCTGAGATTGAGACTTATGAGGATCATCGGATTGCTATGGCTTTTGCGGTGCTGGGGACGAGGGTCTCTGGGATGAGGATTAGGAATCCAAAATGTGTGGCGAAGACTTTTCCGGGCTTTTTTGAGGTGTTGGAGCAGGTGCTCAGAAGCTCGAGGGGGGGTGTATAG
- a CDS encoding glutaredoxin: MWNEEKPFSMPSLVRRGGQVKLLLQNQKMVLCLFADMNKKPTIIAYLKPWCGWSNGVRAVLQKYNLPYEDRDIIGNIQNRIEMVQKSGQELSPCVEVDGHMLADISGEELEQWLVANGYVQKSDAPTAVPINQPCSDEEHAAQRSANSIPVKINF; the protein is encoded by the coding sequence ATGTGGAATGAAGAAAAGCCCTTTTCAATGCCCTCATTAGTGCGCAGAGGCGGGCAAGTGAAACTTCTTTTGCAAAATCAAAAAATGGTTTTATGTTTATTTGCTGATATGAATAAGAAACCTACAATCATTGCTTACTTGAAACCTTGGTGCGGATGGAGTAACGGTGTCCGCGCGGTGCTTCAAAAATATAATCTGCCTTATGAGGATCGGGATATTATTGGCAATATCCAAAATCGAATTGAGATGGTGCAGAAAAGCGGACAGGAGCTTTCCCCTTGTGTCGAAGTGGATGGACATATGTTAGCAGATATCAGTGGGGAAGAGCTTGAGCAGTGGTTAGTGGCCAATGGTTACGTCCAAAAGAGTGACGCGCCGACAGCAGTGCCGATTAACCAGCCGTGCAGTGATGAGGAGCATGCGGCGCAACGTTCAGCTAATTCGATCCCGGTAAAAATCAACTTCTAG